The genomic DNA cgtgtccaacacaaatgGAAAACATTTTTAGGGAGAGAGGGAGTAGTATATTATTTCATTCAAGTACTTTTTCCGAGTACTCAAGTACCTCGATCCTATTCCATAGCTTTGCCAAGTTGAACTGAgtaccgatttttagaacactgctTTTAAGcaattatttataaaatcagTTCTTAACCACATTTTCGCTCAATCCAAGTATGGACTTTATATTTAGAGATTAATTCACTAATTTTTAGAACACGAATAAAGTATATTAATATCACGAAAACCTTGATTCTTACCTATTTTTAACATACATTTTTTTCTTAACCTTCTTGAGTTATTTTCATGATAACATACTATTTAATTATTactattatttattttattacttttagGTATAAACAAGGGGATAAAAAAATTGCACGTAATAAAATCTTTTAGGTTTGGCGCTCAAGTTTGCCaccaatttttttaatttttttaagttatCTTGATAACTAATTATGCATTTATTTATCCGATAAAACTTCCCTTAACCTTATCATTCTTTCCCACAAACATAAGTCACGTTCTTCAGTGCTGCAAGCACGAACATTCATCCAACCCACCATCGTCCAAATCAAAGATTTTTCATTCTCCGTAATTTACCCTATAATATGTTATGTGGAATATATGTAAAAGTGTTTGTGTAGTAATCAGTGGTTAGAGCACATTCAATCTCCTGACATTAATGTGAATTTCATTTGTTAGATGTTATCTTGAATCAATACTCGCACATTTTGAATTAAGTGTGGAAGCTGGTTAATTAATATCTCTCTTATTCGGTTTATATGTGTTGAATTCATATGCCCAAAGCATGTACATAACATATTGTTAGTTGTGTTTGGAAACTGTTTGATCATATGCCCCACTTAGTCTCTGTATTTCATCAATTGTCGGGTCCAGCTTGACAAGATAAGCATAGATTTTAGAATTTGTCACTATATTTTCCATAATTTAGGGGCTGTGAGATACAGGGAGATTGATTCAATGTGAGGTACTATACTTGCATTATATCTGGTTTATAATGAACGCAATTAATTTCCTGAGCCGATGAACTTTTATTATTCAAATGTAGTGTAAGCTTATTTGTGATAATATGACTGATGAAATCATGTCTAGAACATATTATAATGTGATCATTATTAATTCCCCGGTTAAATGTGGAACCTTTTAACTAAATTTTTTGTCCTTTGTTATCATAtaatctgaattattttaaagttTTGTTTTTTTCAGTATTTTTATCATCATGTCACCTGGACGCCGAACCACACGATTTAATGTACCAGTTGAACGACCTCAATCAACAAATGATGTTCCGGATGAAAATACTGAAGGTCACACAAGATCTGCACAAGCGCGATCTGGTAAATTGTATTTAATCATATAGTTCATCATAGATAATTTCTTATCTATATAGTTAGTCGCTTTTTTCGTAACCAAGTAAGTTGAAATTAATGTAGAACAAAATATGTCGTACAAACCACGTAAAGCAACTCGTGGCTTAGGAACTTCCAAGATTGCCAAGGCAGCCTCGAGTGGGAAGTTATCTGTGATTTTTGATGCAGATTGTCTTCAACTTATTTGTGCAAATGCAGagatgttcaataatgaaatagGATTTATTGTCCGCAATCATGCCACATTTCATTACAAAGAGTGGAGACTAGTTCCAGAGGCTGTGAGAGCACCGTTGAGACATTATTTGTTGGTACATTTTTTGATATATATCTATTTGATTCCATTCATCTATTTTTATTTTAGATAATgcactatatatacatattagTGTAACGTGTGATGCTTCACAGGAAGCTAGTTGCTGGATGTATATTTTTTCTTTGTTGATTCCCATGTATTATTTAGTAGCATGATAAGAGGTCACATATATAGAACTTAGGTCCAGGAAAGGTTTTAGCATGGGATTAACAGACGAATATTAATTAAAGATTATTCGTAAAAATATCTTGATATAATCCCTATTTAGATCATTCTTGAGTATCAAAAGATATAATTTAACATCGCCTTCTAATAATAATTTATGTTATTTCAGATCTACTCTAAAATGTCATTTATATAATTTTGTCAATTGCAGGAAAATTTTGACATTAACTTGTCAGACATGACAACTATAAAATGTATTGATGATCAAATGAGGAGATCATGGAAGAATTACAAATATAAATTACACTCACATTTGAAAAGCATTGGAGGAGAAAACGATGTTGAAATGGCTAAGAAAAAACGTCATCCAGAGTTAAAAGATGACCAACAAAATGATTGGGAGATGTTGTGTGATCGCTGGTACACAAATGAATTTAAGGTAATTAGTATTTTAGTTTTACAATcatttattaatattttgttaattGACACGTATATTTACATTTTATTTGTTATTTCTTAGGAAAAGGCActaaaaaaattctgaaaataacTCTAAAAGAAAGTGGGCATCTAAGAATGGCTCTGTTTCCACGGCACGTTATCATATTCGACACGGGATGGTGCTTACTTCTCTTACTGGACAAATAGAGACTTGGCGCCAAAAACACTTTGACGCAAATGGATGGACAGGTCCAGATTTAGAGAAACTATATGTAAGATACattcttttttttattttacatTCAAGTTCTTATAGTGAATATGCAGGTTATTTAGTATTTTTATTTTCACTACATGATTATTGCATAATTTATCTATTTTAATACTTGTTATAAACATTTACTTATTAGGACCAAATGGTGGCTCTAAGGAATGAGCATTCCCCAGAAGAGTTGTCTGACAAAGATATAATGGAGCGTGTACTTGGTCGTCGGTCAGTGTATTTGCGGGGCTGGGGGAGAATTCTTAGAAGTGCAACTAGAAATCTGAGTCAAGAACCAGCCAGTGATCCAAATCTTCCAAGCTATCAAGAGATACTTCAACAACTTAATGAAGCCAATAAACGTGTTTGTGAAATTTTTGACATTCTATGGAATAACAATCTGATGCCAGCTCCTACAACTCCTTCAACTAATGAAGTTTCTGCTACAAATTCAGAAAATCGAGATGATTTGTAAATTTTTATTTCAGTTAGTAATTAATTTTAAGGCCCGTCTGGCTAAAACTATTTCCAGATGTTTGTTCTACCCTTTACTTTCAAAAAAATCTTATAAATCATAATTAATATTCTATTTATTAGTTAGTACATTTTAAGCTGCCATTGTTGGGCATTAACCAGctattataaaatttaataaaatttgtAATATGCCAATGGACAAATTAAATGTCACCACGTGGGCTAAACAAAAGGTGCCATGTGGCGAATCAAAAAGGTGTTATGTTGACAAATCTTAGGATGCCATGTGTACCTATCACAAGACACCACATGGATTAATCATTGAGCTGACATGTGGACCATTTACCAAGTTCCACGTGTACGAGTTAGAAAATTACCCATGGAAGTGACACATCAGATGATGACTTGTTGAGCCAATTCAACCAAGTGGGGTCCATTAAAAATTTACCTTCCAATGTTAATAAATGTAAGTAAAAAGGTTTTGCTTACTATCAAATACCTACAAATTTTTACCAATCATGTATTGGCAGGTAAAGATATTTATCTACGGTTTAGTTATCTTTACCTACGGTTATAATTGGCAGGTAAACACAAAATTTCTTGTAGtgtactcactcaagagtatgaacactttgactcaaaggctaatgagtcattgactgatttatatgatagatttgtcaaactcttgaatgatttgtcattggttgataaggagtatgatcttgaagattcaaaccttaaattcctgttagctcttcctgaatgctgggatttgaaggcaacaacaataagagacaactacaatcttgatgaaacaactcttgatgatatttatggaatgctcaagactcatgaacttgagatggaacaaagaagtaagaggaaaggaggaaagtcaaggacagttgctcttaaggctgaagaagaatcccccaaggcagctacctcaaggaaagacaatgGTAAAGCTcctttcacaaagtctgatacagagtcatcaagttctgaaagtgatgatgactcagattctgaaagcttgcctgagactgatgctgatgaggagatgatgaagctgtgtgctcttatggtgaaagggattacaaagattgcatacatgaagttcaggaagggaaagaagttttccaggaaaggcacaagttctgataaaaagaatttgagaagatctgagggcagaggaggaaagtctgatagaagagattataccaatgtcaaatgctataactgtggtgagaaaggccacatgtctcctgattgcaagaaagtgaagggtgacaaaggcaaggctctggtcacaaagaagaaaagctggacatacacctcagactctgaaagtgaggagaagtatgctttgatggcaaatgctgaaaaaaaaagtgctgagagcagttctgaagctgctgaaacaaaggtacctcaaactacttatgcttttcatactgatgatattaatgagttgagaagatatcttaaaaccatgtttgttagttatagagatcaaactttaacatgtgaaagattaacttctgaaaatcttgtttttaagaaaagaaatgatttcttagaaaaagagttagttatgttccatcaaactcagaaggatagagatgatgctttttatgttagggatgaagtgctaaaaatgaatgaatctctaaaaacagagttagaaaaggaaagagagattatcaggacttggactaactctggcagaacaattcaaaatttgctaagtagtgaaaattggaaagagggcttaggttatggagaggataagaatgataaaggaactgtagaaattaaggtTGTTGTTGTCAAGCAAAaatcaaagttaaaacctgttaagtttgtaactgtaaagtctgataatgagaaatcagaagttaaagtggaattaacttctgacaaactaaaacaggaaaagacagctgaagtaaacataggcttaatgactaagaagcagcttaagcataagctgaaagatgttaagaatgcaaacaagataaaatcacctagaaaaaataggaatggaaaggaaggtgtgaataaaagcaataattacaagcctgttcctaaaggtcctaggaaaacgtgtcataaatgtggaagttctaaccatctgacttcttgttgcaggaagaataagaatataaactccttaccttcaaagtcaagagttaagagtcagtctgttagatacaaaccacaaaatccttgttttcattgtggtagtttatggcattccatttatacttgtaaggaatatcatagtttgtactatgattattatcaaataaaaccttctttgaagaaagtttccattgttccttctagtgtaaattctgattcaaagtctgatagtgtaagttcagataagaaaattgttaacataaactctgatgttaaacccgctgcaaatgttaacaaacttaataaggccaaaggatccaagcaagtttgggtccttaaaactaatcattattggtctttgtgattgcagggcaacaggaaaaatatcctagttttggacagtggatgttcaggacatatgactggaaataaggctctgctatcagactttgtggagaaagctggcccaagtgtttcttatggagatggcaacattggaaaaacattgggatatggcaatatcaatcttgggaatgtcatcattaaagaagtagccctggtctcaggacttaaacacaatctgctgagtataagtcaaatctgtgacagaggttatcatgttgatttctttgaagaacactgtgaagttgtgagtaaagcTAAAGGCAAatttgttctgaaaggatacaggcgtggtaacatttatgaagctaagctttcaacaagtattgatggttctgaaatatgtctgatgagtagagcatcaattgaagaaagctggaattggcacaagaaactctctcatttaaatttcaacaatataaatgaactagtcaagaaagatcttgtgagaggactgccaaagtcagtatttgctcctgatggcctttgttattcttgtcagaaggccaaacaaagaaaatcttcattcaagagcaagactaaatcatcaattcttgagccttatcatctactacatgttgatctatttggtccagtgaatgtcatgtctattataaagaagaaatatgcgttggtcatagtggatgagttcaccagatacatgggtgtatttcttgcacacaaaaagtgaaactgcatctatcttgattgatcatgtcaaacatctggataaattggtcaaagattctgtgaaaaccataaggagtgataatggcactcagttcaagaatttgataatggaagagttctgcaaaaaccatggaattaagcaggaattttctgctcctggaactccacagcaaaatggagttattgaaaggaagaatagaactctcattgaagctgcatgcacaatgcttgaagaagcaaagcttccaacctatttctgggctgaagttgtgcagactgctagttttactcaaaatgcaacactcattaacaagcaaggaaaaacaccatatgagatggtgaagaaaaagaagccaaatctgaagtaatttcatgtatttggatgcaagtgttttgttctcaagactcatcctgaacagctatccaaatttgatctaaaagctgatgaaggaatctttgttggatatccactttccacaaaagccttcagagtctataatttgaaaacaagagtggtcatggaatctatcaatgtctcttttgatgacaagaagattactggtcttgaagattttattgatcatgatcagctagatttgaaaatgaagactcaaattctgatccTGAAAATCCTGActgtctaagtcctgatactgtaaactctgatggattaaactctgatgttattgaaactatggtgagtacgccaaaggaagatgcacctatgcagggggagcatactcaagatcttaccatatctcaagaagtatcagaacatacatctggctcttcaagttctgattcgtcaagttccgataagccaagttctgatagttctgaaaatctaaattctgaagaatccaacttagagagcatagtttcagggggagcatcagaaaatgaaattgaagacagcatggatcatggcgGAGCATcgagttctagagaaaaccttccatctgcaaggaagtggactaaaccacatacacctgatttgataattggaaatcctgatgcaggtgtcagaactagaagaggtacttcaaacgaatgtctttacaattcttttctctctcagactgagcaaaagaaagtggaagaagctcttcaagatgttgattgggtacaggcaatgcaggaagagttaaatgaatttgaaagaaacaaagtctggaccctagtgccaagaccaaagaatagatctgttgttggtacaaagtgggtattcagaaacaaaactgacagtgatggcataattacaaggaataaggcaaggctggttgcaaaaggatattctcaacatgagggaattgattatgatgaaacatttgcaccagttgctaggttagaagccataaggatatttttggcttatgctgctcacaaaaagtttactgtctttcaaatggatgtgaaaagtgcttttctcaatagagaactggaggaggaagtatatgttgaaaaacctccaggctttgtagattcgaaacatccagatcatgtctacaggcttgataaagcactttatgtacttaagcaagctcccagagcatggtatgagacattagctcagtttcttctggaaagtggattcaacagaggaacaatagacaaaacactgttctacctcaaccatggaaaagacttacttctggtccagatttatgttgatgatatcatttttgggtctacaaatgatagactttgcaagaagtttgccaaactgatgcagtcaaggtatcagatgagtatgatgggcgaacataactattttctgggccttcaagtcaaacaaaatgaagaaggcacttttatttgtcaaactaagtacaccagaaacttgctgaagaaatttggaatgcaagattgttaaagtgcatccactcccatggccactgcaacaaaactggataaggatactggtaaatcagtagatattactgattacagaggtatgattagctctctactctatctaactgctagtagacctgatatcatgtatgatacctgtctttgtgcaagatttcaagcagatccaagagaacctcacttaacagctgtgaaaagaattttcaagtatcttaagggaacagctgatctgggattgtggtatcccagagaaacagattttaaactaataggttactcagatgcagatttggcaggttgcaaaattgacaggaaaagcacaagtggaagttaCCAATTTCTTGGacgcagattggtttcttggtttagcaagaaacaaaagtcaatttccacatcaactgcagaagcagaatatattactgcaggaagctgttgtgcacagattctttggatgaagaatcagttactggattatgggttaacatatttcaaaatccctatttactgtgataaacaaagtgctattgctatgacaggtaatccagttcaacactctatgacaaagcacatcagcatcaggtaccacttcatcagggaacatgtagatgaaggtacagtggaattgcactttgttccaacagatcaataactagcagatatcttcataaaaccattgtgtgaaactacttttacaagattggtaaatgaacttggaatggtttcaggttctttctctaaatctgcttagttttgttctgttgcatcagactttatgttcactatttacagaatttaatctctttgtgtattctgtgcttaattgaaaaatatatttaagtactgactgttgtctgatcaatgtttttaaactctgatagtgatatatctgtttaggtaactatacaatcctatgaggataactgtgctagatgctgacctagtagtcttcaataaacaagggatcccatgtaagaagtaattctttatgctcagtatttacagaattaatctcattgtgtattctgtgcttaattgataaatgtctttaagtactgactgttgtctgatatatgtttctaaactctgataagtgctatgtctgttcaagtacctattcaatcctatgaggataactgtgctagatactgacctagtagtcttcaataaacaaatgattccatgtaagaagtaattatttcagtggaaatcatatgacactagcaaattctgataattgagcttagttaagtttactttgtatatcttattactaagtcacaaattagaataatgctactcatctgttaagttctgatactagtaaaactgttgaatgtactaagtgctgataaacctcacttatcaaaagaaaaagcaaaaagatcaaagaataaaatcaggtactcctttgagatctagagtaaaaatgtggaagggacgacccaagtgcattgctggcattaagtaaatatgcattagaaaagcaaaatattttcttggtgacttttcacactctatgattactggagaaatactctgataatagcataaattctgataaacagtcatgactcacttacactgagaagccaccgTAAAATGGattttaaaaagatgcacaaaattaacacaaaatagttgaggtggactcaagcacGAACTCATTtaacagtaggtttcagaataatgacagctctttagcaaagttttagttatgccttatttctaagatgtactgaagtgaattagactttactctttttctgatatttacttaatgcacacactaaccactccatatgaatgatgaaaatcactgtggtgatctatgttattttagatgaacaattattgtgtcacattgcacaaattctgaggacaagttctgattgcatgttctgatgattaagttctgaagaatataaatcagaatttgtgtgaggacttactaataTAGGCATTcatttcgagttaagaaattatgttctggtaattgttaagttctgatataagtctaagttctgatattcaattctgattctttacttgacttatttgtgctTAAAATCTAAAAATAGTTTCAGTCTCAGTTTAAATCAgactatgtttgggtagaatattaacagtcaatatcattagggatagtggttcacaTACCCGTACAATATTATTTTTTACTTGTTAGTTGTGCGCATTAACCCTGAattacacttccaatgactgtttttcttcttccaggtctggggagacgaggtagaattaattctacatgtcagcattaaatttcattgcgtctcctggcattcttttttctataaaatcaaccacttcacatcagcttacacatcaactcttttatcacaaactccCTCTCGTTTTATATCCACcacaaatggctgcatttggctggttctacaactATGGCGATGAGACTGTTCATGTCTTTTTAAATGggattccaactccataccctatcgccaacatccctcacaatctctggattcaatttccagaggctattaaacgtgatctggtggcagttcgaagagaacttcaccTTCGTCGCCTTCGAAAGCAGGAGCAAATAATACGACTTGCTATTCTCTTTGACGAGAGTAGGAAgatgaaataatttattttcttcttcctattcttcttcatcatcagctttgtcaggcttcttagcttaggacattcgctgttgatgttaggtttagcagcttagggaaatcttctacaagttctgatgtaatttaaatttcatgaatatattctcttgatatactaatgaaatttgtttttgtttcaagatcttgtctctgagatattttgtaatgtattgataaatcctgatacatgttcatattctgatgaccatataaattctgttttaacttaagttctgattttattttaccAGCACTTGCTCGTccgatttattatggtcattttcactcgatttttttttcagaatattgatgttgcagtgaaaaataattcaataagtgggaacagtttcaattttgaattaaaactggttcaccttgattaatggaataactgggtaagtggaacggtttttttttccttgaaaaactgcaagtgggtaagtaatgattactgttttctcgtgcccattaactattcatttttactgcatgtctgacaggtgtccaacggttacatttttttttaaaagtacAAGTAAGATAGAGAGAGGa from Apium graveolens cultivar Ventura chromosome 5, ASM990537v1, whole genome shotgun sequence includes the following:
- the LOC141660568 gene encoding uncharacterized protein LOC141660568, giving the protein MSPGRRTTRFNVPVERPQSTNDVPDENTEGHTRSAQARSEQNMSYKPRKATRGLGTSKIAKAASSGKLSVIFDADCLQLICANAEMFNNEIGFIVRNHATFHYKEWRLVPEAVRAPLRHYLLENFDINLSDMTTIKCIDDQMRRSWKNYKYKLHSHLKSIGGENDVEMAKKKRHPELKDDQQNDWEMLCDRWYTNEFKEKALKKF